In the Streptomyces cinnamoneus genome, GTCCGGGCGAGGGCTCCGGACAGTGGGAAGAAGGCGCCGGTGGCGTCGCGGGCGTCCTCGGCGCCGTCGGTGTGCAGCACCAGGGCGTCGCCGGGGAGCAGCCGGTCCAGGGCGAGCACGGGCAGGTCGGCGGGGAGGGGGAACATGCCCAGCGGGGGCAGCGGGTCGCCGGGGGCCAGGGCGACGGCGCGGGGGCCGTCGGGCCCGGCGCCGGGGAGGCGATGGGGCCAGGGGTGGCCGCAGTTGAGGGCGCGGACCTCGCCGTGGGCCCCGACTTCGAGGAGGAGGACGGTCACGAACTCCTCGGCGTCCGCCCGGTCCGCCCCGCCCTGGCCGGGGCGCGGCGGCTCGGTGCGGTCCCGGTCGCGCAGATGGCGGTGGAGGGCGCGCTCCAGACGGCGCAGCACGCCGGGCAGTTCGGGCTCGTCGTGGGCGGCCTCGCGGAAGCTGCCGAGGAGGGCGGCGACGGTGGAGAGCGCGGGCAGGCCGTGCCCCCGGACGTCTCCCATGACGACGCGCACGCCGTGCGCGGTGGCCTGCACCTCGTACAGATCGCCGCCGACGAGGGCGCCGTGGCTGGCGGAGAGGTGCCCGCCGGCGAGGGCGAGGCCGTCGAGCAGGGGCGGCAGGGGGCGCAGGAGGGCGCGCTGGGCGGTGACCGCGATCTCCTTGACGCGCTCCAGCTCCTGGGTGAGGCGCCGCCTGCGGCCGCTGGTGAGGTAACTCGCGACGACGACCGCGAGGATGGCGCAGCAGGTGCCCAGCCGGGACCCGGGGGCGGTGCGCCAGGAGGGGCCCAGCGGCAGCAGGGCGAACAGCGCGCAGGCGCCGCCCAGGACGACGCACTGGCGGCGGCCCGTACCGGCACAGGCGATGGCGGGGGTCGCGGCGAGGAGCTCGACGAACCGGGTGCCCAGGGGGCTCAGGAGTTCCCAGAGGACGACGGCGAGCACCCACAGGCCGGGCAGGACGAACACCACTGCCCGCCGGCAGCGAACCACCCGTGTTCGGATCATGCCGTCGGCCCCCCATAGCAGCAATGACGGGCTCGATTCTTGCGGAGCGCTCCGCCGGAAGTAACGACCCTGACCCCTGATTCCACTCCAATGAGTGATGCGGGGGTTGTGCCTCCCTGACGAGGCGTGACGTGCGAAGGGGCGCCCCGGAGATCCGGGGCGCCCCTTCGCCGTGGGCGCGGCGTGGCCGTCGCCCGTCGTACGGGTCGCGTTACGCGCCGCGCAGCACCGCGCCGGTGCGCTCGACGGCCTTGGCGACCGCGGCGTCACGGGCGGCCGAGGCCTCCTCCGCGGTCAGGGTGCGGTCGTCGGCGCGGAAGCGCAGGGCGTAGGCCAGCGACTTCTTGCCCTCACCGAGCTGGGTGCCGGTGAAGACGTCGAACAGGCGCAGCGACTCGAGCAGTTCGCCCGCGCCGTCCCGCAGGGCGGCCTCGACGTCGACGGCTGCGACCGAGGCGTCCACGACGAGGGCGACGTCCTGGGTGGCCACCGGGAAGGCGGACACGTGCGGCGCCTCGACGACCGGGGTGCCGGCCCGCTCCAGGCGGTCCAGGATGATCTCCATCGCGCAGGTGCGCTCCGGCAGGCCGAACGCCTTGGTGACGCGCGGGTGGAGCTCACCGGCGTTGCCGACGAGCACCTCCTCGCCGTCGACGACGGCGAGCAGCGCGGCGCAGCGGCCGGGGTGGAACGGCGCCTGCTGATCCTGGCGGACGATCAGCTCGACACCGGCCTCACGGGCGACGACGCGGCCCGCCTCGACGGCGTCCGCCCAGGTGGACGGGCGGCCCTTGCCCCACCAGCCGGCCTGCTCACGGGCGCCGGCGAGGACGACCGCGGCGTGGCGAGGCTGCTGCGGCAGCGCGGCGTCGAGGGCGGCGATCTCCTCGTCGGTGGGACGGCGGTCCACCGGCAGCCGGACCGGGGTGGGCTCGTCGCCGCTGCGGCGGAAGACCAGGCCCGTCTCGAAGAGGGCGAGGTCGTGCTCGCCCCGGCCGTCGTTGCGGCGCAGGGCGGCGAACAGCCCCGGCAGCAGCGTGGTGCGCAGCGCGGGCTCGGCGTCGGAGAGCGGGTTGACCAGCGTCACGGTGGCGCGGCGCGGGTCGTCGGCCTCCAGGCCCAGGTGGTCCAGGGCCCAGTCCCCGAGGAAGGGGTAGTTGAGGGCCTCGACGTAACCCGAGCCGGCCAGCGCCCGGCCGACCCGGCGGTGCAGTCGCTGGCGCCGCGTCAGGCCACGGCCGGCGGGCGGCTGGGGCAGGGTCGAGGGCAGGTTCTCATAGCCCTCGAGCCGGATGACCTCTTCCGCCAGGTCGTTGGGGTCGGTGAGGTCGGGACGCCAGCTGGGCACGGTGACGATCAGCTCGTCCTGCCCGTAGACGTCGCAGCCGACCTCCTGCAGGCGGCGCACCACGGTCTCGCGGCCGTACTCGACGCCGGCGACGCGGTCCGGGTGGTTCGCGTGCAGGGAGATGGTGCGCGGCCCGCTGGGGGCGACGATCTCGGTGACGCCGGCCTCGGCGGTGCCGCCCGCGAGCAGCACGAGCAGGTCGACGGTCCGCTGGGCGGCCGCGGAGGCGGCCTGCGGGTCGACACCGCGCTCGAAGCGCTTGGACGCCTCGGAGGACAGCTTGTGGCGGCGCGCGGCCCGGGCGATGGCGACCGGGTCGAAGTGCGCGGCCTCGATGACGACCTCGGTCGAGCCCTGGCCGTCGGCGGGGCCGGCGATCTCGGTCTCGGCACCGCCCATGACGCCGGCGAGCCCGATGGGGCCGCGCTCGTCGGTGATGACGAGGTCCTCGGCGTCCAGGACGCGCTTGGTGCCGTCGAGGGTGGTGAGCTTCTCACCGGCCCGGGCGCGGCGCACCCCGATCGCCCCGTCCAGACGGGCGCGGTCGTAGGCGTGCAGCGGCTGGCCCAGCTCGAGCATCACGTAGTTGGTGACGTCGACGGTCAGCGAGACCGGGCGCATGCCGGCCTTCTGGAGGCGGCGCTGGAGCCAGATCGGGGAGCGGGCCTCGGGGTCGAGACCGGTGACCGTGCGGGCGGTGAAGCGGTCGCAGCCGGTGGGGTCGGCGACCTGGACGGGGTAGCCGTAGCCGTTGGGCGCGGGCACGTCCAGCAGGGCCGGGTCGCGCAGCGGCAGGCCGTAGGCGGTGGCGGCCTCGCGGGCGATGCCGCGCATCGACAGGCAGTAGCCCCGGTCGGGGGTGACGGCGATGTCGAGGACGTCGTCGACGAGCTCCAGCAGCGCGACGGCGTCGGTGCCGACCTCGTGCTCGGGCGGCAGCACGATGATGCCGTGCGTGCCGTCGTCGCCCATGCCCAGCTCGTCGCCGGAGCAGATCATGCCGCGCGACATCCGGCCGTAGGTCTTGCGCTCGGCGATCGCGAAGTCGCCGGGCAGCACGGCGCCGGGCAGGGCCACGACGACCTTGTCGCCCACGACGAAGTTGCGGGCGCCGCAGACGATCTCCTGCGGCTCGCCGGTGCCGTTGGCCTGACCGACGTCGACGGTGCAGAAGCGGATCGGCTTGCGGAAGCCCTCGAGCTCCTCGATGGTGAGGACCTTGCCGACGACCAGGGGACCGGTCAGGTCGCTGCCGAGCCGCTCGACGCGCTCGACCTCAAGGCCGGCGGCGACGAGCTTGGCCTGCACGTCGCGGCCGGTCTCGCCGGCCGGCAGGTCGACGTATTCCCGCAGCCAGGAAAGCGGGGCGCGCATCAGATCTCCATCCCGAACGGCCGGGTGAAGCGCACGTCACCTTCGACCATGTCTCGCATGTCCTCGACGTTGTGGCGGAACATCAGCATTCGCTCGATGCCGAACCCGAAGGCGAAGCCGCTGTACTTCTCCGGGTCGATGCCCGCGGCCACCAGCACCCGCGGGTTGACCATGCCGCAGCCGCCCAGCTCGATCCAGCCCTCGCTGGAGCAGGTGCGGCACGCCTTCTCGGGGTCGCCGACCGACTCGCCGCGGCAGACGTAGCACTCCATGTCCAGCTCGGCGGAGGGCTCGGTGAAGGGGAAGTAGTTCGGGCGCAGCCGCGTGGTGAGGCCCTCGCCGAACAGCGAGCGCACCATGTGCTCGATGGTCCCCTTGAGGTCGGCCATGGTCAGGCCCTCGTCGATGGCGAGGAGCTCGACCTGGTGGAAGACCGGGGTGTGGGTGGCGTCCAGCTCGTCCGTGCGGTAGACGCGGCCCGGGCAGACCACGTAGACGGGCGGCTCGCGGTCGAGCATGGAACGCACCTGCACCGGGGAGGTGTGGGTGCGCAGGACGACGCCGGACTCGGCGGCCTTCTTGTCCTCGCCCTGGACGAAGAAGGTGTCCTGCATGGCGCGGGCCGGGTGGTCGGGCTCGAAGTTCAGGGCGTCGAAGTTGAACCACTCCGCCTCGACCTCGGGGCCCTCGGCGACCTCGTAGCCCATGGCCACGAAGACGTCCTCGATGCGCTCGCAGAGGGTGGTCAGGGGGTGCCGGGCGCCGGCCGGGGTGCGGTCGTAGGGCAGGGTGACGTCCACCGCCTCCTCGACCAGGACCCGGGCGTCGCGCTCGGCCTCCAGCTCCGCCTGCCGGGCGGCCAGGGCCTTGTTCACGGCACCGCGGGCCATGCCCACGCGCTTGCCGGCGTCGGCCTTGGCCTGCGGCGGCAGGGCGCCGATCTCACGGTTGGCGAGGGCGAGCGGAGAGCGGTCGCCCATGTGCGCGGCCTTGGCCTCGCGCAGGGCGTCGAGGTCGGCGGCCGCGGCGAAGGCGGCGAGCGCCTCGTCCCGCATGCGCTCGATCTCTTCCGGTTTCAGTGCCTCGACCTCGACAGGGTCGTACGACTTATTGGGTGCCGACATCTCTTCCCGTGCTTCCGAATTGTCCCCCAGCTACCGCTGGGAGGTGCCCCCAGGCTTCGCTTCGCTGCCCGGCGCGTGTCCGATGACGTTGGCCAAAGGTGGTGCCAAAGGTGCCAAAGGTCGAGTCTAAGGGGCGCGCGTGGTCGGATGAGCCCGTGGGCGGCGCTTCAGCCCTGGGTGAGGAAGGCCGGGGCGCCCACGGGCAGGGTAAACCGGAACTGCGCGCCGCCCCTGGCGGCCCGCCCCACCGTGATGGTTCCGCCGTGGGCCTCGACGATGCCCTTGACGATGTACAGGCCGAGGCCGGTGCCGCCGCGCTTGCTGCCCCGCCAGAAGCGGGTGAAGACGCGGGCCATCGACTCCTCGGGGATTCCGGGGCCCTCATCGCTCACGGTGACCGCCGTCCCCTCCGTCCGGGCCTTCGTCACTGCCGGTGACACCTCTATGGTGACGCGTCCCTCGCCGTGGCGCACCGCGTTTTCCAGGAGGTTGCCGAGGACCTGGTCGACCTTGTCCGGGTCCGCCCAGAGCGCGGGCAGTTCCTCGGCGACCTCGAGCCGGAAACGGTCGCGGGGCAGGCCTGCCCGGACGTAGGTCTCCACGTGCCGTAAGACCGCGGCGGCCATGTCGACGGGCTGCCGGCGGACCTCCAGCCGTCCGGAGTCGATCCGGGAGATGTCCAGCAGCTCGGCGATCAGACGGGTGACCCGGTCGGCGTCGGCGTCGACGGTCTCCAGCATCAGCCGCTTCTGGTCGTCGGTGAACCGCTCCCACTTGGCCAGCAGCGTCGCCGTGAAGCCCTTGACGGACGTCAGCGGGGAGCGCAGCTCATGGGCGACGGTGGCGATCAGCTCGGCGTGGCTGCGCTCGGCGCGGCGGCGCGCCTCGGTGCCGCGCAGCTGGACCACGACGCGCACCACGGGCCCGCCCGGCCGCTCCCGGACGTAGCGGGCGGAGACCAGCACCTGGCGGCCGCCGGGCAGCAGGAGGTTCCGCTCGGGCTGGCCGCTGCGGGTGGCGAGCCCCCCGTAGGGATCGGTCAGCGCCCACCAGCGCCTGCCGTCCAGGTCCTCCAGCGGCAGGGCGCTCTCCAGCGGGCGCCCCACGGCGTCGGCGGGGCGCAGCCCCGTGATGCGGGCCGCGGCGGCGTTGAAGCACGTGACGCGCTGGGCGGCGTCGGCCACGACCAGGCCGTCGGGCAGGTCGTCGGGGTGCAGCCCCAGGCCGGGCGAGGCGGATGGACAGATTCCGGCCATGCTTCCGGCCGTCCCCACCTTCATCACCGCACCCCCTCCCTGACCCCCGGAGCGCCACCCTACTAGCTGGAGGTCACGGAGCGGCACCCTCCGGACGCGCGCTGCGCACGAGCGGAGGCGTACAGGCACACCGCGGCGGCCGTCGCGAGGTTCAGGCTCTCCGCCTTGCCGTGGATCGGTACCCGCACCACCGCGTCGGCCAGGGCGCGGGTCTCCTCCGGCAGGCCCCAGGCCTCGTTGCCGAAGACCCAGGCGGTGGGGCCGCCCATGGTGCCCTCGTCGAGCTCGCCGTCCAGGTCCCGCTCCCCCGCGCCGTCGGCGGCCAGGATGCGCACCCCGGCGTCGCCCAGGCCCCGCACGGCCTGCTCGACGGGGACGCCCACGGCGACCGGCAGGTGGAAGAGCGAGCCGACGGAGGCGCGCACGGACTTGGGGTTGTACAGGTCCACCGAGGCGTCGGTGAGCACGACCGCGTCGGCCCCGGCGGCGTCCGCGCAGCGCAGGACCGTGCCGGCGTTGCCGGGGTCGCGTACGTGCGCGAGGACCGCCACCAGCTTGGGGCGGGCGGCGAGGATCTCCTCGAAGGGCGAGTCGAGGAAGCGGCAGACACCCACGAGGCCCTGCGGGGTCACGGTCTGCGAGAGGTCGGCGATCACGTCGTCGGTGGCCAGGTGGAAGCGCACCCCGGCGGCGCGGGCCGCACCGACGATCTCCGCGTGCCGCTCGGCGGCCTCGACGGTGGCGAAGAGCTCCACCAGCGTCGGCTCGCCGGCGCTGCGGTGGTCGATCGCCTCGCGCACGGCCTGCGGGCCCTCGGCGATGAACCGGCGCTCCTTGACCCGGAAACTGCGCTTGGCCAGCCGGCGGGCGGCGATGACGCGGGGGGAGCGCGGGGAGATCAGCTCGGGGGTGCCCATGGGCGGCGGCTCACTTCTCACTGGGGTGGGGTCCTACGGCCGTGGCCGGCCGCGCGGAGCGGGTGGCAAACGGCAGCGGACCCGCAAGGCCCCGGGGGCCTGCGGGTCCGCTCGATGCCGTGGAGGGCGCCGGATCAGGCGGCGGCCTTCGGGGCGTTGACGTCGGCCGGCAGCGCCTTCTGCGCGACCTCGACGAGCGCGGCGAACGCGTTGATGTCGTTGACCGCGAGCTCGGCCAGGATCTTGCGGTCCACCTCGATGTTGGCGGCCTTCAGACCCTGGATGAGGCGGTTGTACGTCATGCCGTTCTGGCGGGCAGCGGCGTTGATGCGCTGGATCCACAGCTGACGGAAGTCGCCCTTGCGCTTCTTGCGGTCGTTGTAGTTGTAGACCAGGGAGTGGGTGACCTGCTCCTTGGCCTTGCGGTACAGACGCGACCGCTGGCCGCGGTAACCGCTGGCCTGCTCGAGGATCGCCCGGCGCTTCTTGTGCGCGTTGACTGCGCGCTTGACGCGTGCCACTTGTTAACTCCTTGTAGCGGGGCCGTGGTCAGTTCTCACACGGCCCGGAATCGATTGGGTCCCGGTGCGGACGTTTCGGCGCGGTGGCGCCGGACGTCACTTGCCGAGAAGCTTCTTGATCTTCGCGGCGTCGGCCGGGGCCATCTCGGCGTTGCCGGTGAGGCGACGCGTCAGGCGGGACGACTTGTGCTCGAGCAGGTGGCGCTTGCCAGCGCGCTCACGCAGCACCTTGCCGGAGCCGGTGACCTTGAAGCGCTTCTTGGCACCGCTGTGCGTCTTGTTCTTCGGCATAGCGCCGTTCTCTCCTCGTCGGTGGCACTCCCCCGAGCCCGTGAGTGGGCGCATGGGAGCGTCATCTTGTTCGGGTTGCTTCCCGGGGCGGTCCGCCCCGGAGCGATCCGGGGCCGCGTGCGACCCCAGGGATCACGCCTCTGCGGGCTCCTCGGCGGCGTCCGCGCTGGACCCGCCCTGGCGCTCCGCCTTGCGGGCGGCCTGCGCCTCGCGGGCCTCGGCCATCGCCTCGGTCTTCTTCTTGTGCGGACCGAGAACCATGATCATGTTGCGGCCGTCCTGCTTGGGGTTCGACTCCACGAAACCCAGCTCCTGGACATCCTCCGCGAGCCGCTGCAGCAGTCGGTAGCCCAGCTCGGGCCGGGACTGCTCGCGACCACGGAACATGATCGTGATCTTGACCTTGTCGCCCTGCTTGAGGAACCGGACGACGTGACCCTTCTTGGTGTCATAGTCGTGCGGGTCGATCTTCGGCCGGAGCTTCATCTCCTTGATGACCGTGTGCGCCTGGTTCTTGCGCGCCTCACGGGCCTTCATGGCCGACTCGTACTTGAACTTCCCGTAGTCCATGAGCTTGCAGACCGGCGGGCGTGCGTTCGCCGCCACCTCGACCAGGTCGAGGTCGTACTCCTGCGCAAGCTCCAGGGCCTTGGCAAGCGGCACGATGCCGACCTGCTCGCCACTGGGACCGACAAGTCGCACCTCGGGGACGCGGATCCGGTCGTTGATGCGGGGCTCGGCGCTGATGGGGCCTCCTCGGTAGCACCACGTGACGCCCTCGCGGGCGGCCACGTAACGTCTTTTCGTAAAGACCAACCGCGCCGACGCACAAAAAATGCCCCGACGGGACACAGGCGGGGCTCCATGAAACCGGAACACCGCCACGGCGAGCCGCGGGGCGCATCGGGCAGCTCCATCGTCCGTACGGAACGATGGCCGCTACCTGACCGGAGACCTGCCGACCTGTGGTCGGCGAGGTGGGAGAACGGAGCTCCACTTGTGGGCCGGGCACAGGAGCACCCAGCCGGTCGATCCACCACACTAGCAGCTGTGGAGCAGGCGTGCTAACCGGTGGCGAACCGATACGCCACCGGGACGTATCGTGGGCGCCATGAGCGACGCGACCCCCAGCAACGACTCCTCCGCCGACACCCCCGGCGAGGGCACCCCCGACTTCGACACCATGACCCGCGACATCGCGGACGTCCCGGCGGTCGAGGTGATCACCACGGTCGCGGTGCACCTGATGAGCGCGGCGGCGGTCAACCTGGGCCTCGCCGAGGAGGGCGAGCAGCACAAGGACCTGGACGAGGCCCGCAAGCTGATCACCGCCCTGGCCGGGCTGGTGACCGCGAGCGCCACCGAGGTCAGCAACTTCCACGCGGCCCCGCTGCGCGACGGCCTGAAGTCCCTCCAGCTGGCCTTCCGCGAGGCGTCCGTCGTGCCGGACGAGCCGGGCCAGGGGCCGGGCGAGAAGTTCACGGGGCCCGTGTACGGCTGAGCCCCACCGAGCGGGAGCGGCCGCGGGCCGCAGGAACGAAGGCGGAAGGAACGGGGGCCGGACCGCAAGCCGGTCCGGCCCCCGTTCCTTCCGCCTCAGGACGGTCCGCCCTCGGGCGGTCGGATGCGGCCGTCAGGCCCGGCCGCCGAAGTGCGGCCGGTCCGGCCGGCCCTCGCCCGGACCCGCCAGGGGCTCCGGCGCCGCCAGCTCGTCCGCGGAGACGGCGAGGCTGTGGGGCGGATGGGTCACCCGGTGGGCGTAGGCGGCCAGCGCGCCGCCGATGAGCGGGGCGATGATGAACAGCCACAGCTGTGACAGCGCCGGCCCGCCCGCGAAGAGGGCGGGCCCCAGGCTCCGGGCCGGGTTGACGGAAGTGCCCGTCAGCGGGACGCCCACGATGTGCACCACGGCCAGTGCCACGCCGATGGCCAGCCCGCCGAAGCCCATGAGGGCCACCCGGTGGGTGACCGCGAGCACCACGAAGACCAGCAGGAAGGTCATCACGACCTCCGCGAGGAACGCGCCGCCCGTGTTCAGGTGCACGTTCGAGCGGTCGGCGAAGCCGTTGCTGCCGAAGGCGCCGTGCGTCTTCAGCCCCGGCACCTGCTTGGCGAGCAGGAAGAGGATCGCCGCGCCGACGATGCCGCCCAGCAGCTGGGCGATCCAGTACTCGATCGCCGTGTGCAGGGTGATGCGCCGCTCCATCAGCATGCCGAGCGTCACCGCCGGGTTGACGTGGCAGCCCGACACTGGGCCCAGGGCGTACGCGAGGGCCAGCAGGGTGAAGCCGAAGGCCAGCGCGATGCCGAGCACGCCGATGTAGTCGGCG is a window encoding:
- a CDS encoding PP2C family protein-serine/threonine phosphatase codes for the protein MIRTRVVRCRRAVVFVLPGLWVLAVVLWELLSPLGTRFVELLAATPAIACAGTGRRQCVVLGGACALFALLPLGPSWRTAPGSRLGTCCAILAVVVASYLTSGRRRRLTQELERVKEIAVTAQRALLRPLPPLLDGLALAGGHLSASHGALVGGDLYEVQATAHGVRVVMGDVRGHGLPALSTVAALLGSFREAAHDEPELPGVLRRLERALHRHLRDRDRTEPPRPGQGGADRADAEEFVTVLLLEVGAHGEVRALNCGHPWPHRLPGAGPDGPRAVALAPGDPLPPLGMFPLPADLPVLALDRLLPGDALVLHTDGAEDARDATGAFFPLSGALARTAHAAPATVVARVQDALLRHTGGLLTDDFALLVLRNDRVRVPEQPSPLPLEPCCRRP
- the pheT gene encoding phenylalanine--tRNA ligase subunit beta, which translates into the protein MRAPLSWLREYVDLPAGETGRDVQAKLVAAGLEVERVERLGSDLTGPLVVGKVLTIEELEGFRKPIRFCTVDVGQANGTGEPQEIVCGARNFVVGDKVVVALPGAVLPGDFAIAERKTYGRMSRGMICSGDELGMGDDGTHGIIVLPPEHEVGTDAVALLELVDDVLDIAVTPDRGYCLSMRGIAREAATAYGLPLRDPALLDVPAPNGYGYPVQVADPTGCDRFTARTVTGLDPEARSPIWLQRRLQKAGMRPVSLTVDVTNYVMLELGQPLHAYDRARLDGAIGVRRARAGEKLTTLDGTKRVLDAEDLVITDERGPIGLAGVMGGAETEIAGPADGQGSTEVVIEAAHFDPVAIARAARRHKLSSEASKRFERGVDPQAASAAAQRTVDLLVLLAGGTAEAGVTEIVAPSGPRTISLHANHPDRVAGVEYGRETVVRRLQEVGCDVYGQDELIVTVPSWRPDLTDPNDLAEEVIRLEGYENLPSTLPQPPAGRGLTRRQRLHRRVGRALAGSGYVEALNYPFLGDWALDHLGLEADDPRRATVTLVNPLSDAEPALRTTLLPGLFAALRRNDGRGEHDLALFETGLVFRRSGDEPTPVRLPVDRRPTDEEIAALDAALPQQPRHAAVVLAGAREQAGWWGKGRPSTWADAVEAGRVVAREAGVELIVRQDQQAPFHPGRCAALLAVVDGEEVLVGNAGELHPRVTKAFGLPERTCAMEIILDRLERAGTPVVEAPHVSAFPVATQDVALVVDASVAAVDVEAALRDGAGELLESLRLFDVFTGTQLGEGKKSLAYALRFRADDRTLTAEEASAARDAAVAKAVERTGAVLRGA
- the pheS gene encoding phenylalanine--tRNA ligase subunit alpha; the protein is MSAPNKSYDPVEVEALKPEEIERMRDEALAAFAAAADLDALREAKAAHMGDRSPLALANREIGALPPQAKADAGKRVGMARGAVNKALAARQAELEAERDARVLVEEAVDVTLPYDRTPAGARHPLTTLCERIEDVFVAMGYEVAEGPEVEAEWFNFDALNFEPDHPARAMQDTFFVQGEDKKAAESGVVLRTHTSPVQVRSMLDREPPVYVVCPGRVYRTDELDATHTPVFHQVELLAIDEGLTMADLKGTIEHMVRSLFGEGLTTRLRPNYFPFTEPSAELDMECYVCRGESVGDPEKACRTCSSEGWIELGGCGMVNPRVLVAAGIDPEKYSGFAFGFGIERMLMFRHNVEDMRDMVEGDVRFTRPFGMEI
- a CDS encoding sensor histidine kinase — its product is MKVGTAGSMAGICPSASPGLGLHPDDLPDGLVVADAAQRVTCFNAAAARITGLRPADAVGRPLESALPLEDLDGRRWWALTDPYGGLATRSGQPERNLLLPGGRQVLVSARYVRERPGGPVVRVVVQLRGTEARRRAERSHAELIATVAHELRSPLTSVKGFTATLLAKWERFTDDQKRLMLETVDADADRVTRLIAELLDISRIDSGRLEVRRQPVDMAAAVLRHVETYVRAGLPRDRFRLEVAEELPALWADPDKVDQVLGNLLENAVRHGEGRVTIEVSPAVTKARTEGTAVTVSDEGPGIPEESMARVFTRFWRGSKRGGTGLGLYIVKGIVEAHGGTITVGRAARGGAQFRFTLPVGAPAFLTQG
- a CDS encoding TrmH family RNA methyltransferase; amino-acid sequence: MGTPELISPRSPRVIAARRLAKRSFRVKERRFIAEGPQAVREAIDHRSAGEPTLVELFATVEAAERHAEIVGAARAAGVRFHLATDDVIADLSQTVTPQGLVGVCRFLDSPFEEILAARPKLVAVLAHVRDPGNAGTVLRCADAAGADAVVLTDASVDLYNPKSVRASVGSLFHLPVAVGVPVEQAVRGLGDAGVRILAADGAGERDLDGELDEGTMGGPTAWVFGNEAWGLPEETRALADAVVRVPIHGKAESLNLATAAAVCLYASARAQRASGGCRSVTSS
- the rplT gene encoding 50S ribosomal protein L20, producing MARVKRAVNAHKKRRAILEQASGYRGQRSRLYRKAKEQVTHSLVYNYNDRKKRKGDFRQLWIQRINAAARQNGMTYNRLIQGLKAANIEVDRKILAELAVNDINAFAALVEVAQKALPADVNAPKAAA
- the rpmI gene encoding 50S ribosomal protein L35, with the translated sequence MPKNKTHSGAKKRFKVTGSGKVLRERAGKRHLLEHKSSRLTRRLTGNAEMAPADAAKIKKLLGK
- the infC gene encoding translation initiation factor IF-3, which translates into the protein MAAREGVTWCYRGGPISAEPRINDRIRVPEVRLVGPSGEQVGIVPLAKALELAQEYDLDLVEVAANARPPVCKLMDYGKFKYESAMKAREARKNQAHTVIKEMKLRPKIDPHDYDTKKGHVVRFLKQGDKVKITIMFRGREQSRPELGYRLLQRLAEDVQELGFVESNPKQDGRNMIMVLGPHKKKTEAMAEAREAQAARKAERQGGSSADAAEEPAEA
- a CDS encoding DUF1844 domain-containing protein, producing MSDATPSNDSSADTPGEGTPDFDTMTRDIADVPAVEVITTVAVHLMSAAAVNLGLAEEGEQHKDLDEARKLITALAGLVTASATEVSNFHAAPLRDGLKSLQLAFREASVVPDEPGQGPGEKFTGPVYG
- a CDS encoding MIP family channel protein gives rise to the protein MDALKNVKLDLAHLDPVTTRAITSEFLGTLLLVFFAVGSVVLAADYIGVLGIALAFGFTLLALAYALGPVSGCHVNPAVTLGMLMERRITLHTAIEYWIAQLLGGIVGAAILFLLAKQVPGLKTHGAFGSNGFADRSNVHLNTGGAFLAEVVMTFLLVFVVLAVTHRVALMGFGGLAIGVALAVVHIVGVPLTGTSVNPARSLGPALFAGGPALSQLWLFIIAPLIGGALAAYAHRVTHPPHSLAVSADELAAPEPLAGPGEGRPDRPHFGGRA